One stretch of Poecilia reticulata strain Guanapo linkage group LG21, Guppy_female_1.0+MT, whole genome shotgun sequence DNA includes these proteins:
- the sox7 gene encoding transcription factor SOX-7, producing the protein MAALISAYSSWPESFDCPPGDGDVPDAHVSHRTPVDKTPEPRIRRPMNAFMVWAKDERKRLAVQNPDLHNAELSKMLGKSWKALTPPQKRPYVEEAERLRVQHMQDYPNYKYRPRRKKQLKRICKRVDPGFLLSGLAPDHVSLPEQRALSHPLDKDEGSSNGVGGAFSGSSPALPSVRTFREPAGSSSSFDTYPYGLPTPPEMSPLDAMDHEHMPPTYYSTSGSSSVSCSSTVSCPDEHHQSQTHMGSPPPYHTDYTQNHIHCGSAHLGHIPHIPQTGGSGGLIPGPPLSYYSSSSFPPIHHGHHQGHLGQLSPPPETQGHLETLDQLSQAELLGEVDRNEFDQYLNSTGGGFHPEQASGMTVTGHIQVASTTATSASACPSSTTETSLISVLADATAAYYNNYGIS; encoded by the exons ATGGCTGCTCTCATCAGCGCGTACTCGTCGTGGCCGGAGTCCTTCGACTGTCCTCCGGGAGACGGGGATGTCCCTGACGCGCATGTCTCGCACAGGACCCCCGTGGACAAGACGCCGGAGCCGCGGATCAGGCGGCCCATGAACGCGTTCATGGTCTGGGCCAAAGACGAGCGCAAACGGCTGGCGGTTCAAAACCCAGACCTGCACAATGCAGAGCTCAGCAAAATGTTGG gaaAGTCGTGGAAAGCTCTGACTCCCCCACAGAAAAGGCCGTACGTGGAGGAAGCAGAGAGGCTCCGAGTGCAGCACATGCAGGACTATCCCAACTACAAGTATCGTCCCCGCAGGAAGAAACAGCTAAAACGCATCTGCAAGAGAGTGGACCCCGGTTTTCTCCTGAGTGGGCTGGCTCCCGACCACGTCTCCCTGCCTGAGCAGCGGGCCCTCAGTCACCCGCTGGACAAAGACGAGGGCAGCTCTAATGGAGTCGGCGGCGCCTTCTCGGGCTCCAGCCCCGCTCTGCCCAGCGTGAGAACCTTCAGAGAGCCTGCtggctccagcagcagctttgacaCCTACCCCTACGGCCTGCCCACACCTCCTGAGATGTCCCCCTTAGATGCCATGGACCACGAGCATATGCCCCCGACCTATTACTCAACGTCCGGTAGCTCTTCAGTCTCCTGCTCGTCCACGGTGTCCTGTCCAGATGAACACCACCAGAGCCAGACGCACATGGGCAGCCCACCTCCTTACCACACCGACTACACACAGAACCATATCCACTGTGGGAGCGCACACTTAGGTCATATTCCTCACATACCCCAAACCGGAGGCAGCGGTGGACTGATCCCTGGCCCGCCCCTGTCCTACTACAGCTCCTCGTCTTTCCCGCCAATTCACCATGGGCACCACCAGGGTCACCTGGGTCAACTTTCCCCCCCACCAGAGACTCAGGGTCACCTGGAGACTTTGGACCAGCTTAGTCAAGCCGAGCTTCTGGGCGAGGTGGATCGTAACGAGTTCGACCAGTACCTGAACTCCACTGGAGGTGGTTTCCACCCTGAACAAGCCAGTGGCATGACTGTGACTGGACACATCCAGGTGGCATCGACTACCGCCACCTCCGCCTCGGCGTGTCCCAGCAGCACCACAGAAACTAGCCTAATTTCCGTGCTCGCAGATGCAACGGCGGCCTACTACAACAACTATGGCATCTCATAA